Genomic DNA from Hordeum vulgare subsp. vulgare chromosome 2H, MorexV3_pseudomolecules_assembly, whole genome shotgun sequence:
cttctacctctccgtctctcttgctggatcaagaaggccgagatcatcgtcgagctgtatgtgtgctgaacgcggaggtgccgtccgttcgatactagatcgtgggactgatcgcgggattgttcgcggggcggatcgagggacgtgaggacgttccactacatcaaccgtgttcactaacgcttctgttgtacggtctacaagggtacgtagatcactcatcccctcacgtagatggacatcaccatgataggtcttcgtgcgcgtaggaaattttttgtttcccatgcgacgttccccaacagttgatgacatactgatttttgaaaccaacctcaaagtaattgaggaggttaaatcttttctgtctcaaaactttgagatgaaggaccttggggtggctcatgttatcttgaacatcaaactgttgagagatgatgagggtgggattacacttctgcaatcccactatgttgagaagattttgagtcgctttggatattcagactgcaaaatttctcaaacaccatatgatcctagtgtgcttattcgaaagtttaaaggcacagctatagatcaattgagattctctcaaattatcggttcgcttatgtacctagctagcgcaacgaggcctggcaTCGCGTTtgttgtgagcaaacttagccggtttgttgcaaacccgggcgatgttcattggcgtgctgttgaaagaattatgcgctacttgaaaggtactgtcaaccacgggcttcactatacgggatacccatcggtacttgaagggtatagtgatgcgaattggatctctgatgctgatgagatgaaggccactactgggtatatgtttactcttgggggtggtgctgcttcctggaagtcttgcaagcaaacgatcttaacgagatcgacaatggaagcagaattaacagcattagacacatctggtgtcgaagcagaatttcttcgagatcttttgaactgcgataatcagacggttattgtcaaagtgaagagttcaaaggacaatatgaagtccaacaaacatataagaatgagattgaagtctgtcaaacgtttgagaaactccggagtgatagcgttggattacatccaaacggctaagaatctggcagatccctttactaaagggctatcacgtgttgtgatagatagtgcatcgagggagatgggtatgagacccagatgagttgccatggtagtaacccaacctatatgatcggagatcccgtgaagtgggatctgggaaaacaagccagtggtgaactgaggagagtaactttactaacccactccgttggagatgcaatgctctcagatactgtatggtaggatgactactgtcttaatgtgttctaaagcttatgtgtaagcaagatgctgtcctacagagcgatctttggaggaacacacctatatgagcttgactgctcgtcacagtctatgagatttgggtgatctctagtaaactcatgaataggccaggagtgtgactaatatgctccacccgaggggtcaccttcggcagtctagtactagtaagacttgtggtgaagctcctttacgccaaactgacaattcaaggcatagtccattgttcagttataaaggagtgtagctacttgatctaggtgaagctcaaccttaacaggtcttcactgaaatgctggtatattaaaacaatgattggaacgagggaacacgttgttcccttgagatctggtgggggattgttgaaattagtgatgggccttaggcccatgagacaatttcagaaaaatctccaagggcccatgtaggtggtggcatgacaaggtagtgggaagtttagtcccaccccgctagtggaggagaagttggacccctttataagggtctctcttccacatgctattggagagtgagaagagaaggtgccctcgcgcactcctcctccgccgcccgcctcgtcacgCCGCGCCgcaggttgcgggaatgagccaagccgagctcatacctacgcgcttattttcgtcggccaggaacggagaatacgtaacggacacggcatgatccgagacgtcggatcgtgggttgttaccgactcggacgtgggttcggctcACGTCTCTCCGTCCACTCACCTATATAAGCAGGCTAACGCCTACCCTAgctgtcacgagaatcagatcacatctgcctcacgcgttcgttccttttgatgctgctgccgctggcgactccgtcccgtttaccgcgtacacggtcgacgggagagcaggccttcgaaaccccgcctctccggttactgtacgggagaggggcgattaggtttttggcgaGCGATcaagcgactgctcgcctccgtccgtctgcttcgtctacgtccacgtcgccctcgtcatcgccatgtcttcaccaagcgaagctgaccgtctcgtccgcgagaaggccgaagccgagaagaagacggcagaggatgctgccgccgccaccgctgctgctatggccaattggccgatcggagggtatgatatgtttatctctctcctgtttctgtgtgcactagtagtactgcctatatgcgtagatgtttctgctatatgcgtagtaattgctagtatactccgtgatcagtatgtcatgaacctagtcaatgccatgttagtaattatttcatggattaatctactcggaaaattgcctatttactcaacaatccaaaaacctaatgtgtgtaggaatttttcgagtaatggttttgttgctgcactgaaaccggataagtttaccggtacttatttcaagcgttggcaaacgagaaccaccttatggctcaccgtatgaacgtgttctgggtatccGGTGTCAGCCCTacagaaactatcactcctgaacaggagaagatgtttaaggaggccaccgtcctattccttggagcagtcattagcgtgatcggagataagctggttgatgcatatttacatatgcatgttgccaaggacttgtgggaggcgctcaaatctaaattcggggccaccgatgctgggagtgagatgtatgccatggagcagttccacgattacaagatggttgacaaccgttctgtattggaacacgctcatgagataatatgcatagctaaagaacttgaggttcttaagtgcaatttttcgggcaagtttgtcgcgggctgtataattgctaagctccctaattcctggaggaactttgctactactctgaaacatcagaggcatgagttctcagtagaggacatcatcgaccatctgagtgttgagcagaactcgagagcaaaggactccaatggaaaagcggtggaaagctcttctgctgccaatatggtacatcagaggaacctcaattcccacaagcccaagggaaagaattctgtccaacagaataccgacttcaagaagaagggaaagaagcccttcaagaagaataagaagggagatggctgctatacttgtggttcagaggaacattgggcgaacaaatgcccaaacaagtacaagaagccagcgcaggactccaagtccgccaatatgattgtgggcaacaatgaaagtggtgcatctgggtacggtaatttacttactgtatttacactttgtcagtccaccgattggtgggtggacacgggtgcaaatattcatgtgtgtgctgacttatcattgttctcttcttatcaggccaccggtcgcgggtccgtattgatgggcaatggcgcgagtgcttctgttcttggtgttggcacggtcgatctgaagtttacttcgggctgGATCGTGcaacatgtccccgccatcaagaagaaccttgttagtggttcccttctgtgtagagaagggtttaagttggtattcgagtctaataaagtagtagttacgaaatatggactttttgttggaaaaggttatgagtgcggaggtctgttccgcctttccctcgtagatttttgtaataaagtcgtgaacaatattcattcgagtgttaatgaatctgaagtttggcattcacgtctttgtcacataagtttcggtgttatgtcgcggctagcaaaactgaatttaatcccgacttccactttagccaaaggttctaagtgccactcgtgtgtgcaagcaaagcaacctcgcaagcctcacaaggctgcagaggagagacacttggcaccattagaactcatacattttgATCTTTGTgatatgaatggtgtgttgactaaaggtggaaagaaatatttcatgacattgatagatgattccactagatattgctatgtgtatctgttaaatactaaagatgaggctctacactactttaaaatctataaggcagaagttgagaatcaacttgaaaagaaaattaaacgagtctggTCTgaccgtggtggagagtacttctcaaacgagtttgattccttttgtgcggcacacggcattattcatgagaggacgccaccctattcaccccagtcaaacggggttgccgagcggaaaaaccgtactctaactgatttggttaacgccatgttagatacatcgggtttatccaaggcatggtggggggaggctatattgaccgtgtgtcatgtcctgaataaggttcctacaaaagataatgaagtcACTCCTTCTgaagagtggtcgaagagaaggacgacgctctcgtacttacgtacttggggctgcttggcgaaaggcaatgtaccgatccccaagaagcgtaagcttggaccaaagactgtggactgtgttaatttgggatacactaagaatagcgtaggctatagatttatagtagtgaaatctgaggtacctgacgtgaaggtcggtacaataatggagtcgagggatgctacattctttgatgatatatttcccatgatagatatgcaaagcacttctagacaggaatctgagataactcctgagcatgccattcctatggaatactatgaacaaacacatgatgaaaatcctgaggaggatgacgaggaagcccgtggtaggggcaagagacaaaggactgcaaagacctttggtgatgatttctttgtatacctcgtggatgataatcccacttctgtttcagaagcgtatgcttcttcagatgctgattactggaaagctacggtccgtagcgagatagattccatcatggctaacgggacatgggaaatcactgatcgtccctatggttgtaaACCatcgggatgcaagtgggtgttcaaaaagaagcttaggcccgatggtacgattgaaaagtacaaggctaggcttgtggccaagggctatgcccagaaagaagaagaagatttctttgatacttactcacctgtgGCTTCTCTGACCACCATTcgggtactactctcattggcggtctctcatggtcttctcgttcatcaaatggacgttaagacggctttcctgaatggagagctaaatgaggaaatctatatgcaacagctagatggctttgtgatagaaggtcaggaaggaaaggtgtgtacgttgctgaaatctttatatggcatgagacaagcacctaagcaatgtcatgagaagtttaatacaactctgacatctgttggcttcgttgttaatgaagctgacaaatgtgtatactatcgccatggtgggggcgaaggagttatattgtgcttgtatgttgatgacatactgatttttggaaccaacctcaaagtaattgacgaggttaaatcttttctgtctcaaaactttgagatgaaggaccttggggtggctgatgttatcttgaacatcaaaatgttgagagatgatgagggtgggattacacttctgcagtcccactatgttgagaagattttgagtcgctttggatattcagactgcaaaatttctcaaacaccatatgatcctagtgtgcttattcgaaagtttaaaggcacagctatagatcaattgagattctctcaaattatcggttcgcttatgtacctagctagcgcaacgaggcctgacatcgcgtttgctgtgagcaaacttagccggtttgttgcaaacccgggcgatgttcattggcgtgctgttgaaagaattatgcgctacttgaaaggtactgtcaaccacgggcttcactatacgggatacccaccggtacttgaagggtatagtgatgcgaattggatctctgatgctgatgagatgaaggccactactgggtatatgtttactcttgggggtggtgatgcttcctggaagtcttgcaagcaaacgatcttaacgagatcgacaatggaagcagaattaacagcattagacacatctgttgtcgaagcagaatttcttcgagatcttttgatggacttacctgtggttgagaagccggttccggctatccttatgaactgcgataatcagacggttattgtcaaagtgaagagttcaaaggacaatatgaagtccaacaaacatataagaatgagattgaagtctgtcaaacgtttgagaaactccagagtgatagcgttggattacatccaaacggctaagaatctggcagatccctttactaaagggctatcacgtgttgtgatagatagtgcatcgagggagatgggtatgagacccagctgagttgccatggtagtaacccaacctatatgatcggagatcccgtgaagtaggatctgggaaaacaagccagtggtgaactgaggagagtaactttactaagccactccgttggagatgcaatgctctcggatactgtatggtaggatgactactgtcttaatgtgttctaaagcttatgtgtaagcaagatgctgtcctacagagcgatctttggaggaacacacctatatgagcttgactactcgtcacagtctatgagatttgggtgatctctagtaaactcatgaataggcgaggagtgtgactaatatgctccacccgaggggtcaccttcggcagtctagtactagtaagacttgtggtgaagctcctttacgccaaactgacaattcaaggcatagtccattgttcagttgtaaaggagtgtagctgcttgatctaggtgaagctcaaccttaacaggtcttcactgaaatgctggtatattaaaacaatgattggaacgagggaacacgatgttcccttgagatctggtgggggatttttgaaattagtgatgggccttaggcccataagacaatttcagaaaaatctccaagggcccatgtaggtggtggcatgacaaggtagtgggaagtttagtcccaccccgctagtggaggagaagttggacccctttataagggtctctcttccacatgctattggagagtgagaagagaaggtgccctcacgcactcctcctccgccgcccgcctcgccacgccgcgccgcgccgcgggttgcgggaatgagccgagccgagctaatacctacgcgcttatttttgtcggtcaggaacgaagaatacgtaacggacacggacgtgggttcggcccacgtctctccgtccagtcgccggcgactccgtcccgtttaccgcgtacacggtcgacgggagagcaggcctccgaaaccccgcctctccggttcctgtacgggagaggggcgattaggtttttggggagcgatcacgcgactgctcgcctccgtccgtctgcttcgtctacgtccgcgtcgccctcgtcatcgccatgtcttcaccaagcgaagctgaccgtttcgtccgcgagaaggccaagccgagaagaaggcggcagaggatgctgccgccgccaccgctgctgctacgaccaattggccgatcggagggtatgatatgtttatctctctcctgtttctgtctacactagtagtactgcctatatgcgtagatgtttctgctatatgcgtagtacttgctagtatactccgtgatgagtatgtcatgaacctagtcaatgtcatgttagtaattatttcatggattaatctactcggaaaattgcctatttactcaacaggaGGAGCCCTCCTCGCCGGTCTCCGACGACGACGTTGGCAGCACCGCCACGTCTTCCAAGCGTCGGCCCTCCTCGTCGGCCGCCCGCATGCCGGTGCCAGGGAAGCTCAGCTCCCTCGGCAAGGTGTGTGATCTGTTTGATCCCGTGGATCTTCTAGGCTAGATTATCCCGGTAGGAGTAGATGTTTTACCTTGTCCTGTGTTTGAGGCTGACGTCATCGGAGAGGGACGAGGGTGATGACGGCTGTGAGTAGTGGTGGCGTAGGTGGTGTTTCCCGTAAACACCGCGTTAACCCTAGATCGGATGGGTTTGTTGATGGGTGTGTGGCTGCGGCAAATCTCGTAGTTCGTGCCCCGCCCCCATGTTTATTTATATAACGCGGGTCATAGGGTCCCACCAACCATAACTGGTTGGACGTCTTCGATCAGGACGCATATTGATTAAGGATCCGGTGGGCGGTTGTGCCTACgcggagagatcaacctaacatgatCGTCTCTGTCTGTCTGCAGTTCTATGTGAATGATCTCTGAACCGAACCGATGCTGGAAAAAATTTCATTCCAGGAGGCCATGGAGCAGAGGGAGTAGGCGCAGAAGGTAGCGCTGGAAGCGTTGCGCAGCGCGTCGATGACGGAGAACGTCGTCAGGATCTATAAGTGAGTCATTCAATCAATGTTGGTTCTTGATCTTCATTGCCATCTTAGTAACATTGTATGTCTGTTTGGTGCGAGCTGAGCTCACCGACAATAATGTGTTTGATCGTTTTGTTGTGAGGATGTTCGCCGAGGTGAGCAAGGCGGCGAGGCCGAACGCACCGGCAGCGTGCTTCGacggcttcttgagcttggcggcGCAGGACGACGAACGACGTGCTTGCCGCAGCCAGTACAGGAGGCCGATCTGCCGAGGccgagggggcggtggcagggagcGGTGGCAGGGCCAGAAGACTATTTTGGCACGGGACGAAATACGGAGCTCTACGTTAAACCAGTGACCGTATAATCGCCGTAACTCGTATTCAATGACCGTATTAAACGTATTTTGAAGTTTAATGATTGTAATATGCTTTACCCTTATTTTGAATGACTGCTAGTGTATTTATCTCAATGAATAATATATGAGGCATGCACATCGGCATACGAGATTTGGCACAGAAGAGAACATGATCCAGTACAATGTTTCAACATTCGCTGCAGTTGGTAGTAAATGGTGAGCTATCTCACACACGTAGAGCCTTACACCAATACTCTATGTGTGTCAAAAAGTTGTCCCAGGGAGCTGTGGAATAGTGAATTCATATATTCTATGCTTTTATTGTTCGGAACTGTTCTGCTCCTTAAAATTCAGCCCTGTTTTAAAAAAGACAAACCAAACAGGATAGCTCCACGATATGCTGCTTcacaaaaaaactagaatctgggtACAGCTTTAAAGTTTTTATGAAGCTCCTCACAGGGTGCTTCAAAAAACCCTAGAAGCTGGAGTTGGGtgaaattacccaccactgccactagtaagtggataccccttcatttctttcccttcaaccaatcaaatagattcTTTCCACCAAATTTCCTATTCTTGAAGCTGGAGCTAGATGGAAGCCAAACATTTTCTTTTGATAGTGCTATAACTTCTGTATGAAACCGCTCCAAAGTGAATTTGATAAAGTGAAGCTGATTTTGCTGAATTGAAGTTGTCCCAAACAGACCAAATGTCACTTAGAGTATTAACTTGTGTTATAAATAATGTATATTTGGAAGTAAAAAAAGTATGTACATCTAGTTAGTTAGTCGTGTACGAAACTTCAATTACAAAATGGGAGAAGCGTAACAAGATATTATTAGGACCAAAAGAAACAGCATGATATTGATTTAAGTAGAAGTTTAAATGAATTTACTAGTATATAGACAGCGGCTGTGTTTGCTGTAAAATAACCAGGACaattaatactccctccatcataGTTTATAAGACATGCATGTGTACCTAGATCGTTAATTTaacatatataaaatatattatttaacataaaaattatattattaaaaaatagaacatctaaagtttctaatgatatattttttgtaatatatgccttttattaagttgatcaaattgacgacctagatatacgtgccggacttataaactgaaacggagggagtagtcttTTTGTACATGTGCTTAGAGGATTCAGTTATTGaaaatacaacgggtgtaaaggACATTACTTTCAGGACACATAATTCATAGTATATTTGGGTACATgaacagtttttttttttttttgcaaggaACAAACAACAGATATTACTTGAAGGATTAGAGCGCCGTTTGGTGGAAGATGTTTTTACATTTTTAGTTCATAGTTAACCGGACAAGCACGTTTGGCCCTTGGTGTATATATACCCTATAAggaaaaaaaattagtaaatacaAATAGTTCAAAACATTTTTGAAATAAACTTGACCTGTTGATGTACCCGTATAAAAAGCTTGGCCAATGTATTACTTTCATCCTGTTGTTGGTGGAAAAAAAATGAACACTACATAGAACTTGGAGCTTAAAGTTTTTCCTGTGTGAAACTTTATCTACTATAAAAAAAGGTGaagtttatttcaaaaaaaaaagattTGGATTTTTTTACGGAGCCAAAGGGTATttcccattaagaacaagtatgttAGACTCTTCGGTGTATATACACCCTATATTAAAAAATATTAGTTATTTCAAAAAGTTTATTCTTTTAATCATAACATTCAAAACTTCTTTTGGAATTAACTTGAGATTCTATTGCACTTGTATAAAAAGTTTGGCCAAGGAATAACTTTCATAGTATTTTTGGTGGGGGGAAACAGAATCAACGTTATATAGGAATCAATACTCACAATTTTTTTTCCCTAAAGTCGATGGGAGTTTTGCCTTCCCGAAACTTTTTATAAGAGTACAAAAGAAGGTCAAGTTTATTTTACAAAATGTATTTCTCTTTACTTTTCTGTAATTACTATTTTTTGGAAATTTTGCAAAACTCGTATTAGATTTATATTGTCAGGCCaatataatttttttgccttgaaGTCGACGAGCCATGGGAACCATACTGACGCCACACCCGTTGCGATGAAAAAGTGTGGCCGAAAGGGAAGGTAGATGACACAGTAAATGGGGTGCCCGAGGAAGGGTAAAATTTAGCCGAGCGGTAGAAATTTTTGAACTCAGATTAGGCGCACAAAATTTGACTGTTGTAGCCAAGCGGTGAAACAATTTTATAATGAACAGTAACCTGGTTAGTAGATTTGTTTGTCTTTAAACTGACGGCATATACGTTAGGACTTGTAAACAATGGCTATACAACAGTAATGTGTATAGCATGTCGCAAGTGGAGGGTAGTTTGCAGCGCGGAAGCAGCTGTCGATGGTTCAATGCGCTAGTTGGGCCTAGCTGGGGTACAGGTCGGAAGCATGTAGTAATACGCACAGACCTGATACAGATAAATAAACAATACAAACAAAAGTTAAACTATACTAGTAACTTGGTCCGAGATGGATGGTAAGATTTCAGGGACATATGTCTTCAGGAACCATTGTGTATTTCCGTGTCGCAACCGGTGTTTTACCGAACGAAAAGAATTAGCTGATGTGGGTGATTTCACCTGCTCTAAGATTCGTGTCACGATCTCATGGCCTAGGTGACCGTCTAAAAATCCGATGTCACATTTTTAGACTTTTCAATAAACTTTCGAGCTTAGCGTTGGCCTGACCTAAAgtcctaattttttttttctaaagtttttcttTTTAAGTCCTAAACTAACACGGTACGTTGTCACGAAATTCTTGTTGCCTCCGGAACTCCCGGGAGCTGGCGTGTCGAGGCCCATCACGGTTGTGTTGGGCCATCTGCAACATAGTCGGGCACGTACCTTCTAGCGTTCCGTTGCTCCCAAATAAGGCGAGCAGCAATCTTCAAGGACCTGCAGCCACAAGCCATGCAAAACCTGCTTCTCCCCAATGCTGCCGCCGCGCCCTGGTGCGCGCAACCGCGGCGGCGGCCATCCCGCCTCCCCGTGCGCGCCTCGGCGTCGTCACCGTCGGCGCCTCGGCGGGAGACCGACCCGAGGAAGCGGGTGGTGATCACGGGGATGGGCGTGGTGTCGGTGTTCGGGAACGACGTGGACGCCTACTACGCCCGGCTCCTCGCCGGGGAGAGCGGCGTCGGCGCCATCGACCGCTTCGACGCCTCCGGGTTCCCCACCCGCTTCGCCGCCCAGATCCGCGGCTTCTCCTCCGAGGGCTACGTCGACGGCAAGCTCGACCGCCGCCTCGACGACTGCCACCGctacgccctcgtcgcctccaagAAGGCCCTCGAGTCCGCCTGCCTCGCCGCCGGCTCCAGCGTCATGGAGAAGGTCGACAAGGAACGTGCCGGCGTGATCGTCGGGTCCGGCATGGGCGGCATCACGGCCTTCTCGGACGGCGTCGAGAACCTCGTGACCAAGGGTTATAGGAAGATATCGCCCTTCTGCATCCCGCACGCCATTACCAACACCAGCTCCGCCATGATTGCCATGGACGCGGCCGTCGGCTTCCGGGGTCCCAACTACTCCATCTCCACCGCATGTGCCACCTCCAACCACTGCTTCCATGGCGCCGCCGACCAGATCCGATTGGGCCGAGCCGACGTCATGGTCGCCGGCGGCACCGAAGCGGCCATCATTCCGATAGGGCTCGGCGGGTTCGTGGCGTGCAGGGCACTGTCGCAGAGGAACGACGACCCCGGCACGGCGTCGAGGCCGTGGGACAAGGACCGGGATGGCTTTGTCATGGGCGAAGGAGCCGGAATACTGGTATATTCTGAACtcccttagagcaactctagcagactccGCATCCGACcggcccgcaaaacgcgtttgcagttcaCGCAAATCCGTTTTTGCAGGCTGATGAGGACCGACACAGATGCAGACCCCGCATAATGAATTCGTAAAAAAACATATTCGTGAAATATActttttttacgggtcggcttctGCAGGTTCTGATCTGAGGCAGCTCCTCCCGACCCGTAAAACTTAGATTTGCAACTTAAATTGATCTAGCACactatttttttttgcttttgcaACAACATTAGATACAAAAGATATCACCAAATCTTGGCTAGAATAGCAaa
This window encodes:
- the LOC123429550 gene encoding 3-oxoacyl-[acyl-carrier-protein] synthase I, chloroplastic-like, whose translation is MQNLLLPNAAAAPWCAQPRRRPSRLPVRASASSPSAPRRETDPRKRVVITGMGVVSVFGNDVDAYYARLLAGESGVGAIDRFDASGFPTRFAAQIRGFSSEGYVDGKLDRRLDDCHRYALVASKKALESACLAAGSSVMEKVDKERAGVIVGSGMGGITAFSDGVENLVTKGYRKISPFCIPHAITNTSSAMIAMDAAVGFRGPNYSISTACATSNHCFHGAADQIRLGRADVMVAGGTEAAIIPIGLGGFVACRALSQRNDDPGTASRPWDKDRDGFVMGEGAGILVMESLEHAMRRNAPILAEYLGGAVNSDAYHMTNPRPDGCGVSMCIRRSLEDAGVTPEEVNYINAHATSTPAGDLAEVNALKQVFRDLSRIKLNATKSMIGHSLGAAGGLEAIATIKAITTGWVHPTINQFNPEPAVDQFDTVHSVKQQHEVHVGISNSFGFGGQNSVVVFASFKP